TAAGAGGGCATGCAGCGTGACACAGGcgggctgccagcaccctgcgTGCCGCAGCTCTTCCCCAGGGGCTTGGTCTCGGGGTGGCCGCGTGCGCGCTGTGGAGAGCCCCAGGGCAGAGCGGGGTCGTGGCGCTGGGCAAGGAGCAGCCACACGCCAGCGCCTCCATGACGTACGCACTGCAGTTGTTATCTCCAGAGGGGCGAGGTGACGAAACGCCAAATCAAAGGCGCTCCTCTCGGGCActgcctgctcagcaccacgcaTTTGGCCCGCCAAGCGGAAAGGGGAGGGAAGCCAGCAAAGGGGCCTGTGCTGGTCCGGACAGGGGATGCTGACtcagggagggcaggagcaggacagcCTGGCCTCGGCAGGAGGGAGTGCCGCCTCTGCCCATTGGCCCAGCAGGCGCTGCGCAATGGCGGGGCCTGGATAAAAGCTCGGCCTGCGCGGGGCTCTcgcaagcactgctctgaccGCCTTCTCCTTGGGgaacagggtaagtctgcgAGCGCTTCTCCTCCTGCCGCTGGCCCCTGCCGCTGGCCCCTGCGCCTCAGCCTGGGCAGCTGCCATCTACGGCTCCCTCGCATCGCACTCTGTGCCCTCTTGCAGAGCACCGTCCAATCCCGCAAGATGGCTTGCTACGACCTGTGCCCGCCGAAAACCAGCGTCGCCGTCCCCCAGCCCATCGCTGAGAGCTGCAACGAGCTGTGCGCGCGGCAGTGCCCCGACTCGACGGCCTTCATCCAGCCGCCCCCCGTTGTCGTCACCTTccccggccccatcctcagctccttcccccagcaagCCGTGGTGGGCTCCTCCGGAGCACCCGCCtttgggggctccctggggctggggggcctcTACGGCGCGGGGGCCACCCAGGGCTCGGGGGGCCTCTGCACCTTTGGCAGGCCCTACGCTTCTCCCGCCTGCAGCCCCTACCTCTTGCCGCGCTACAGCAAGAAGCTGTGGGACACCTGTGGGCCCTGCTAAAGCCACGCCCTGCCCCAGACCCCCTGCCAGCTGCCGCAACGCATGGCTGAGCTCGTGGGCACGGGGCGCTGAGGAGTGCTGAgcatctccagccccagccaagGCCTGGGCAGCTGGCTGTGCCGGCCCCTTCGGCCTCTCGCACCCTATTCtactcctccttcctccacgGCCAGGGCCTTGCGCCCGGCCTGCCCTCTGCTCTCCcactctctcttcccccctcctGCTCTCCGCAGCAAGAGCAGGACCCTTCAAGGCCTGTGGGGCCCATGGGCCAAGCCCTCCCGAGCTGCACTGCCGCACCGCCGGGGCTTGCGCAACCAGAAGCCACGCTCTGGAGAAGATCCTCTGTCCCCCCAACATGCCACAGCCAGCCTCgctggctcctgctccagctctctgtCCACTTCTCCTGCCGTGCCGGGCACAATAAAGGTTTCCTGCAtccactcctctctctcttcctctctctgtgtTCCGAGTCAGGAAAGCAGCcctggggggcagggggcgtAGTGGAGGCTGCGGGGGAGGGCACACGCTGGTGCTGGGAGGCCCAGGGCATTAGGGCAGAGAGCAGGAGAGGTGCTGGCAGTTCTGCTTTGCCTGGCCTTCTCCGCCCGGGAGCGCGACCAGCTCTGCCAAGTGGAGCTGCTCCGCAGAAGCGAGGCACCGTCTCGGGCAAGAAGCGCAGAGGAAGAGGCCGGAGAGCAGGGATGGCTGAGCGCTGCGCGTGGTGAGTGCATGGCCGGTCCCTTGCTGGAGGACAGCCTTGCAGAAATGGCCGTGGGGCTGGTGGCCGCCCACTGGAGCAGGAGCCAGCAACGTGCCTTGGGGCCGTGAGCGCTCCCCCCTGCTCCTGATCATTGGCAATAGGGTTAGCAGCAGCCATAAGACGTAAGGGCGCTGAGCATGGGTCGCCCCTCCCCTTCTGTCTCCCCCTTTGTGGCCCCAGGCTGAGGTGACACCTCTTCCCAGGCAAGCCTCCTGCTGGCCCTGGGATTAAGCCCATCAGTGTTAGCACAAAGCCCACGTGCTGGATCCTTGGGTGTGGTGACGCCCGTTAAGGAAGAGGGAAGTGGCACAGCTCAGGGAACACTGGCTATAAAACGAAGCGGCAGCAAGCCCCATGTGGCActcaggctggagctgctgctgctgctggctggctggctggctggcttgctggctggctggcaggaaGAAGCCTCTGCTCCCTCGGTGCTCAGGGCTGCGGGCGGTGTTGTCTTCTTCCTTGGAGTAGAGTGAGTTCTTTCCGGTCAAGACTGGCTCTAGCCTGTGGTGCTGGTGTGGTG
This Anas platyrhynchos isolate ZD024472 breed Pekin duck chromosome 26, IASCAAS_PekinDuck_T2T, whole genome shotgun sequence DNA region includes the following protein-coding sequences:
- the LOC139999453 gene encoding feather keratin 4-like, which gives rise to MACYDLCPPKTSVAVPQPIAESCNELCARQCPDSTAFIQPPPVVVTFPGPILSSFPQQAVVGSSGAPAFGGSLGLGGLYGAGATQGSGGLCTFGRPYASPACSPYLLPRYSKKLWDTCGPC